The following proteins are encoded in a genomic region of Thiomonas sp. X19:
- a CDS encoding urate hydroxylase PuuD, whose translation MMNDLLATLTPYAMNWADLLLRWLHVIAAIAWIGSSFYFVWLDNSLEPPQAPDLKAKGVDGELWAVHGGGFYNPQKYRVAPKDLPQHLHWFYWESYTTWLSGFALLSVLYLYHAGIFIVDPHVYAWSQPVWAGAALLGFLVVGWLVYDGICRLFGQGRNGDRTVGILVAVYMVIAAWAACHLFAGRVAFLITGAMMATMMSANVFFWIIPGQRRVVAAMRAGQTPDPMDGKRGKQRSVHNTYFTLPVVFAMLSNHYSFVYDAKNNWVVLVLMMLAGALIRQFFVLKHKGAWKWRYWGVAVVIILGVAVALAPKPQPALAQARPVSFAMVRHIVQQRCLLCHAGAAASKGVRLDSARGIVSHAQDIYQQVVVTRAMPLNNATQITDLERAEIGQWVKDGAKP comes from the coding sequence ATGATGAACGACTTGCTCGCCACGCTCACGCCCTACGCGATGAACTGGGCCGATCTGCTGTTGCGCTGGCTGCACGTGATCGCGGCCATCGCCTGGATCGGCTCGTCCTTTTACTTCGTCTGGCTGGACAACAGCCTGGAGCCGCCCCAAGCCCCGGACCTCAAGGCCAAGGGCGTGGACGGCGAGTTGTGGGCGGTGCACGGCGGCGGCTTCTACAACCCGCAGAAATACAGGGTGGCGCCCAAGGATCTGCCGCAGCATTTGCATTGGTTCTACTGGGAGAGCTACACCACCTGGCTGTCGGGCTTCGCCCTGCTGTCGGTGCTCTACCTCTATCACGCCGGGATTTTCATCGTCGATCCGCATGTGTACGCCTGGTCGCAGCCGGTCTGGGCCGGGGCGGCGCTGCTGGGCTTTCTGGTGGTCGGCTGGCTGGTCTACGACGGGATCTGCCGCCTGTTCGGTCAAGGCAGGAACGGTGACCGCACCGTCGGCATCCTGGTTGCGGTGTATATGGTGATCGCCGCCTGGGCGGCCTGCCATCTGTTTGCCGGTCGCGTCGCCTTTCTTATCACCGGCGCCATGATGGCGACGATGATGAGCGCCAATGTGTTCTTCTGGATCATCCCCGGCCAGCGCCGCGTCGTCGCGGCGATGCGTGCCGGGCAGACACCCGACCCGATGGACGGCAAGCGCGGCAAACAGCGCAGCGTGCACAACACCTACTTCACCTTGCCGGTGGTGTTCGCCATGCTGTCGAACCACTACAGCTTCGTCTACGACGCGAAGAACAACTGGGTCGTGCTGGTGCTGATGATGCTGGCCGGCGCCCTCATCCGCCAGTTCTTCGTGCTCAAACACAAGGGCGCGTGGAAATGGCGGTACTGGGGCGTGGCGGTGGTCATCATCCTGGGGGTGGCCGTGGCGCTCGCGCCCAAGCCGCAACCCGCCCTGGCACAAGCCAGGCCGGTGAGTTTCGCCATGGTGCGGCACATCGTGCAGCAGCGCTGCCTGCTTTGCCACGCCGGTGCCGCCGCCAGCAAAGGCGTGCGGCTGGACTCGGCACGGGGCATCGTCAGCCACGCGCAGGACATCTACCAGCAGGTGGTCGTCACCCGCGCCATGCCGCTGAACAACGCCACGCAGATCACCGATCTGGAGCGCGCCGAGATCGGGCAATGGGTGAAGGATGGCGCCAAGCCCTGA
- a CDS encoding c-type cytochrome, producing the protein MNRMFAKLSLAATALAFVGAAHAADLKKGEELVNKGGCIACHGAGLDKPIAPNYPIIAGQYASYLFHALQQYQAKHQTPLYGRNNPIMGGIVAQYDAQQLHDIAAYVASLKGPLYIRGELR; encoded by the coding sequence ATGAACCGCATGTTCGCAAAACTGTCCCTGGCCGCCACGGCCCTGGCATTTGTCGGCGCCGCGCACGCGGCGGACCTCAAGAAGGGCGAAGAGCTGGTCAACAAGGGCGGTTGCATCGCCTGCCATGGCGCCGGTCTCGACAAGCCCATCGCCCCCAACTACCCCATCATTGCTGGCCAGTACGCGTCTTACCTGTTCCACGCGCTGCAGCAATACCAGGCCAAGCACCAGACCCCGCTGTATGGCCGCAACAACCCCATCATGGGTGGCATCGTGGCGCAGTACGACGCGCAGCAGTTGCACGACATCGCCGCCTATGTGGCCAGCCTCAAAGGCCCGCTCTACATCCGCGGCGAACTGCGTTGA
- a CDS encoding M20/M25/M40 family metallo-hydrolase gives MTDTVHATVAANYAALDRWIDAHFDTQVRFLQELVRVPTDTPPGNNAPHAERTAELLAGFGMEAEKIAIPADIVQAHGLQSIINLIVRRRYAQGGPTIALNAHGDVVPPGEGWSHDPYGGEVVDGKLYGRASAVSKCDFSTYTFAVRALEALGAPLQGGVELHFTYDEEFGGELGPGWLLDKGLTQPDLEIAAGFSYQVVTAHNGCLQLEVTVHGVMAHAAIPHTGVDALQGAVAILGALYRENTRYQRIRSKVPGIDHPYLNVGWIEGGTNTNVVPGKVRFKLDRRMIPEEDPAEVEATLRRVIEDTAATFPGITLDIRRMLLARALTPLPGNKPLVLALQRHAQEVFNAPIPVTGSPLYTDVRLYSERGIPAVIYGAGPRTVRESNAKRADEHIVLDDLRRATKVVARTLLDLLAVQQARG, from the coding sequence ATGACCGACACCGTACATGCCACTGTTGCGGCCAACTATGCCGCGCTCGACCGCTGGATCGACGCGCACTTCGACACCCAGGTGCGCTTCCTGCAAGAGCTGGTGCGCGTGCCCACCGACACCCCGCCCGGCAACAATGCCCCGCACGCCGAACGCACCGCCGAGCTGCTGGCCGGCTTCGGCATGGAAGCGGAAAAAATCGCCATTCCCGCCGACATCGTGCAGGCCCACGGACTGCAGTCCATCATCAACCTCATCGTGCGCCGCCGCTACGCGCAAGGTGGCCCGACCATCGCCCTCAACGCCCACGGCGACGTGGTGCCGCCGGGAGAAGGCTGGAGCCACGACCCCTACGGCGGCGAGGTCGTGGACGGCAAGCTCTACGGCCGCGCGAGCGCCGTGAGCAAGTGCGATTTCTCCACCTACACCTTCGCCGTGCGCGCGCTCGAAGCCCTGGGCGCCCCCCTCCAGGGTGGCGTGGAACTGCACTTCACCTATGACGAAGAATTCGGCGGCGAACTCGGCCCCGGCTGGCTGCTCGACAAGGGCTTGACGCAACCCGACCTGGAAATTGCCGCGGGCTTCAGCTACCAGGTCGTCACCGCGCACAACGGCTGCCTGCAGCTCGAAGTCACGGTGCATGGCGTCATGGCGCACGCGGCCATTCCCCATACCGGCGTCGACGCCCTGCAGGGAGCCGTGGCCATCCTGGGCGCGCTGTACCGCGAGAACACGCGCTATCAGCGCATCCGCTCCAAGGTGCCGGGGATCGATCACCCCTATCTGAACGTCGGCTGGATCGAGGGCGGCACCAACACCAATGTCGTGCCGGGCAAGGTCAGGTTCAAACTCGATCGCCGCATGATTCCGGAAGAAGATCCGGCCGAGGTCGAAGCCACGCTGCGTCGGGTGATCGAAGATACAGCGGCCACCTTCCCCGGCATCACGCTGGACATCCGTCGCATGCTGCTGGCCCGTGCGCTCACGCCCCTGCCCGGCAACAAGCCGCTGGTGCTGGCGCTGCAGCGCCATGCGCAAGAGGTGTTCAACGCGCCGATCCCCGTCACGGGCTCGCCGCTCTACACCGATGTGCGGCTCTACAGCGAACGCGGCATCCCGGCGGTGATTTACGGCGCCGGGCCGCGAACGGTGCGCGAGTCCAACGCCAAGCGTGCCGACGAACACATAGTGCTCGATGACCTGCGCCGCGCCACCAAGGTGGTGGCACGCACCCTGCTGGACCTGCTGGCGGTCCAGCAGGCGCGAGGTTGA
- a CDS encoding DNA-binding transcriptional regulator, producing the protein MPSKAKPLLDAQLAAHEATRDLAAELLESVRQMKAGKTQVAYSPAAEARRRTGLSQSQFAALLGVSVRTLQGWEQGRKQPSGAARTLLTIARMNPKALLAVAENG; encoded by the coding sequence ATGCCCTCGAAAGCTAAACCGCTCTTGGACGCGCAACTCGCAGCCCATGAGGCCACCCGTGACCTGGCTGCCGAACTGCTGGAATCAGTGCGCCAGATGAAGGCCGGGAAAACGCAGGTCGCGTACTCGCCCGCCGCCGAGGCGCGCCGACGCACGGGTTTGTCGCAATCCCAATTCGCCGCGCTGCTCGGCGTCTCAGTGCGTACCTTGCAGGGTTGGGAACAAGGCCGCAAGCAACCCAGCGGAGCGGCGCGCACCTTGCTGACGATTGCGCGCATGAACCCGAAAGCTCTCCTCGCCGTGGCTGAAAATGGATAG
- the puuE gene encoding allantoinase PuuE, with amino-acid sequence MSVLTTHYPRDLIGYGRNPPHAQWLGQARIAVQFVLNIEEGGENCVLHGDAGSEQFLSEMSNPPSFAARHLSMESIYEYGSRAGVWRLLREFERRDLPLTVFGVGMALQRTPDIARACVELGHEIACHGWRWIHYQTVDEATEREHMRLGLQAIEAVCGVRPLGWYTGRDSPNTRRLVADDGGFRYDSDYYGDDLPFWLQVRKTDGTLAPHLVVPYTLDSNDMRFGLPQGFAQADDFYCYLRDSFDVLYAEGETAPKMLSVGMHARMLGRPGRMRALQRFLDHIARHDRVWVARRIDIARHWAQTHPFNPATAFVWE; translated from the coding sequence ATGTCTGTTCTCACGACCCACTACCCCCGCGACCTCATCGGCTACGGCCGCAACCCACCCCACGCGCAATGGCTGGGGCAAGCCCGCATCGCGGTGCAGTTCGTGCTCAATATCGAAGAAGGCGGCGAGAACTGCGTGCTGCATGGCGACGCGGGCAGCGAACAGTTCCTCTCCGAGATGTCCAACCCGCCGAGCTTCGCGGCACGCCACCTCAGCATGGAGAGCATTTACGAATACGGCTCGCGCGCTGGGGTCTGGCGCCTGCTGCGCGAGTTCGAGCGCCGCGATCTGCCACTCACGGTGTTCGGCGTCGGCATGGCGCTGCAGCGCACGCCCGACATCGCCCGCGCCTGCGTTGAACTGGGCCATGAAATCGCCTGTCACGGCTGGCGCTGGATTCACTATCAAACCGTGGACGAAGCCACCGAACGCGAACACATGCGCTTGGGGCTGCAGGCCATCGAGGCCGTGTGCGGCGTGCGCCCGCTGGGCTGGTACACCGGGCGCGACAGCCCCAACACCCGCCGCCTGGTGGCCGATGACGGCGGCTTCCGTTACGACAGCGACTACTACGGCGACGACCTGCCCTTCTGGCTGCAAGTGCGCAAGACCGACGGCACGCTGGCGCCGCATCTGGTGGTGCCGTACACCCTGGACAGCAACGACATGCGCTTCGGCCTGCCGCAAGGCTTTGCGCAGGCGGACGACTTCTACTGCTACCTGCGCGACAGCTTCGACGTGCTCTACGCCGAAGGCGAGACCGCGCCGAAGATGTTGAGCGTGGGCATGCATGCGCGCATGCTCGGGCGGCCCGGGCGCATGCGCGCGCTGCAACGCTTTCTCGACCACATCGCGCGGCACGACCGGGTGTGGGTGGCGCGGCGCATCGACATCGCGCGACATTGGGCGCAGACGCATCCCTTCAACCCCGCCACCGCTTTTGTCTGGGAATGA
- a CDS encoding outer envelope protein has translation MDRRWPGSIPAAQAATWSDAWVHFAYGTQFAEPGYRQSIAKRIVGFSYAGGDGWGTNFFNLDVLMSDAGDPEACAAGANSPSCAAAGAQELYAVYRRTWSYDQISGNTIQWGPINDVKLAMGVDYSAKNTTFGPRVRKLRLGPMVGLNVPGFAEVGLELYKESNHNGFTPYPQGGDVTFNTTYVLAADWGIPLAGGQWKWSGYVDHIGAKGFGTVPETLLSTEVMYDVGRALSGAPNKLWAGLQYQYWRNKFGNPSGTTPGAKASTPMVRVEYHF, from the coding sequence ATGGATCGGCGGTGGCCTGGCAGCATCCCTGCCGCGCAAGCCGCCACCTGGAGCGACGCCTGGGTGCACTTTGCCTACGGCACCCAGTTTGCCGAGCCGGGCTATAGGCAAAGCATCGCCAAGCGCATCGTCGGCTTCTCCTATGCCGGGGGCGACGGCTGGGGCACCAACTTCTTCAACCTCGACGTGCTCATGTCCGACGCCGGCGACCCCGAGGCCTGCGCCGCCGGCGCCAACTCCCCCTCCTGCGCCGCCGCCGGGGCGCAGGAGCTGTACGCCGTGTACCGCCGCACCTGGTCGTACGACCAGATCAGCGGCAACACCATCCAGTGGGGCCCGATCAACGACGTGAAGCTGGCCATGGGGGTGGACTACTCCGCCAAGAACACCACCTTCGGCCCGCGGGTGCGTAAGCTGCGCCTCGGCCCCATGGTGGGCCTGAACGTGCCGGGATTCGCCGAGGTGGGGCTGGAGCTGTACAAGGAGAGCAACCACAACGGCTTCACCCCCTACCCGCAAGGCGGTGACGTGACCTTCAACACCACCTATGTGCTGGCGGCCGACTGGGGCATTCCCCTGGCGGGCGGCCAATGGAAGTGGAGCGGCTATGTCGACCACATCGGCGCCAAGGGCTTTGGCACCGTGCCGGAGACCCTGCTGTCCACCGAGGTGATGTACGACGTGGGACGGGCGCTGTCTGGCGCGCCCAACAAGCTGTGGGCCGGCCTGCAGTACCAGTACTGGCGCAACAAGTTCGGCAACCCCTCCGGCACCACCCCAGGCGCCAAGGCCTCCACGCCCATGGTGCGGGTGGAATATCACTTCTGA
- the uraD gene encoding 2-oxo-4-hydroxy-4-carboxy-5-ureidoimidazoline decarboxylase → MLQLATLNAASPAEFTALLDGVYEHSPWIATRAWSLRPFATLAALKHALVQTVRDAGNEEQLGLMRAHPELAGKAAVAGTLTAESASEQSRAGLAHCTPEEFARLTQLNATYTERFGWPFILAVRGPRGVGLSRAQILATMQRRVDHPADVEFAENLRQIHRIAELRLNDKFGFEPELGNTVWDWCEQLAAHSEPAWAEKGELTTTYLTDAHRACAADIAAWMRDCGFDSVEIDAVGNVVGVYHGPDPHAPRLLTGSHYDTVRNAGKYDGRIGAFIPMACVRALHRAGKRLPFGLEVVAFAEEEGQRYKATFLGSGALVGGFNPQWLEQRDKDGISMREAMRHAGLPAELSAIAALRRDPAQYLGFVEVHIEQGPVLNALDLPLGIVTSINASIRFVGEIIGMASHAGTTPMATRRDAACAAAELALFLERRAAADGDSVGTMGLLEVPGGSINVVPGRCRFSLDLRAPTNAQRDRLRDDVLTELAAVCQRRGLRYTVEETMREAAAPGAPDWQRRWEAAVAALGLPLHRLPSGAGHDAMKLHTALPQAMLFVRGENAGISHNPLESSTADDLDLACAAFNHLLDQLATS, encoded by the coding sequence ATGTTGCAACTCGCCACCCTCAACGCCGCATCGCCAGCCGAGTTCACCGCCCTGCTCGACGGCGTGTATGAGCACTCCCCCTGGATCGCCACACGCGCGTGGAGTCTGCGGCCCTTCGCCACACTCGCGGCGCTCAAGCACGCCCTGGTGCAGACCGTGCGCGACGCTGGCAACGAGGAACAACTCGGCCTGATGCGCGCCCACCCGGAACTGGCGGGCAAGGCGGCCGTGGCGGGAACGCTCACGGCGGAATCCGCCAGCGAGCAAAGCCGCGCCGGGCTGGCGCACTGCACGCCCGAGGAGTTTGCGCGCCTCACCCAACTCAACGCCACCTACACCGAGCGCTTCGGCTGGCCCTTCATCCTGGCCGTGCGCGGCCCGCGCGGAGTGGGCCTGAGCCGCGCGCAGATTCTCGCCACCATGCAACGCCGTGTGGACCATCCGGCGGACGTCGAGTTCGCGGAAAACCTGCGGCAGATCCACCGCATCGCCGAACTGCGCCTGAACGACAAATTCGGTTTCGAACCCGAACTCGGCAACACGGTCTGGGACTGGTGCGAGCAACTCGCCGCGCACAGCGAACCCGCCTGGGCGGAGAAAGGCGAGCTCACCACGACCTATCTGACCGATGCGCATCGCGCCTGCGCCGCCGACATCGCAGCGTGGATGCGCGACTGCGGCTTCGACAGCGTGGAGATCGACGCCGTGGGCAATGTGGTCGGCGTCTATCACGGCCCCGACCCGCATGCCCCGCGTCTGCTCACCGGCTCGCATTACGACACCGTGCGCAACGCCGGCAAGTACGATGGCCGCATCGGCGCCTTCATCCCCATGGCCTGCGTGCGCGCACTGCACCGCGCCGGCAAGCGACTTCCCTTCGGCCTCGAAGTCGTCGCCTTCGCCGAAGAAGAGGGCCAGCGCTACAAGGCCACCTTCCTCGGCTCGGGCGCGCTGGTGGGCGGCTTCAATCCGCAATGGCTGGAGCAGCGCGACAAGGACGGCATCTCCATGCGCGAGGCCATGCGCCATGCCGGCCTGCCTGCCGAGCTGTCCGCCATCGCCGCGCTGCGCCGCGACCCGGCGCAGTACCTCGGCTTCGTCGAAGTGCATATCGAACAAGGCCCGGTGCTGAACGCGCTCGACCTGCCGCTGGGCATCGTCACCTCCATCAACGCCAGCATCCGATTTGTCGGCGAGATCATCGGCATGGCCAGCCACGCGGGCACCACGCCGATGGCCACGCGCCGCGACGCCGCCTGTGCCGCCGCTGAACTCGCGCTGTTCCTCGAGCGCCGGGCCGCTGCCGACGGTGATTCCGTGGGAACGATGGGACTGCTCGAAGTGCCCGGCGGCTCGATCAACGTGGTGCCGGGACGCTGCCGTTTCAGCCTCGACCTGCGCGCCCCCACCAATGCGCAGCGCGACCGGCTGCGCGACGACGTGCTGACTGAGCTCGCCGCCGTCTGCCAGCGCCGCGGCCTGCGCTACACGGTGGAAGAAACCATGCGCGAGGCCGCCGCCCCCGGCGCCCCCGACTGGCAACGGCGCTGGGAAGCCGCGGTTGCCGCGCTCGGCCTGCCGCTGCACCGCCTGCCCAGCGGGGCCGGGCACGACGCCATGAAGCTGCACACCGCCCTGCCCCAGGCCATGCTGTTCGTGCGCGGCGAAAACGCCGGTATCAGCCACAACCCGCTGGAGTCCAGCACCGCCGACGATCTCGACCTCGCCTGCGCCGCGTTCAACCATCTGCTCGATCAACTCGCCACATCATGA
- a CDS encoding c-type cytochrome, with amino-acid sequence MTSKPAMKKLIFAVSLLLAAGAQAQTVTGAAAAAGKSKIFMCEGCHNVGGGYKANFPEVYYVPMLNGQSAGYIVQALQDYRSGARRNPTMKAIASSLTDKEMADIAAYYALPKGVSVK; translated from the coding sequence ATGACCTCCAAGCCTGCGATGAAAAAGCTGATATTTGCGGTTTCGCTCTTGCTTGCTGCTGGCGCACAAGCCCAAACCGTCACGGGTGCTGCTGCTGCTGCCGGCAAAAGCAAGATCTTCATGTGCGAAGGCTGCCACAACGTGGGTGGCGGCTACAAAGCCAACTTTCCCGAGGTGTACTACGTGCCCATGCTGAATGGCCAAAGCGCGGGCTACATCGTGCAGGCCCTGCAGGATTACCGCAGCGGTGCGCGCCGCAATCCGACCATGAAAGCCATCGCCAGTTCCCTGACCGACAAGGAAATGGCCGACATCGCCGCCTATTACGCCCTGCCCAAGGGCGTGAGCGTCAAGTGA
- a CDS encoding transglycosylase domain-containing protein, producing the protein MQAILRVAIHILVSPLILVSRVMIRLRLCGLNDDLHRCLAAVDTAPSIPNRFVVTLVTAEDHRSSIHPGVDPIAVLRVLLLWVRTGRVQGASTIEQQLVRVVLECYEKTLRRKLREQLVAIALSSKRSKAQIAKAYLGNAFYGSGRCGLSALTCACKPNLETTSQDSISYMVARLKYPEPLSPTTEWHQRVNSRVQYIFVRLKRSANPSFHRTLRDKAAQLR; encoded by the coding sequence ATGCAAGCCATTCTGAGAGTGGCCATACACATACTGGTATCACCATTGATCCTTGTTTCGCGCGTGATGATCAGGCTCAGGCTGTGCGGGCTGAATGATGACCTACACCGGTGTCTGGCTGCTGTCGATACAGCACCATCAATTCCAAATCGCTTCGTAGTTACTCTGGTGACAGCGGAGGACCATCGGAGTTCGATTCATCCAGGCGTCGATCCCATTGCGGTGCTTCGCGTTCTACTGCTTTGGGTGCGAACTGGTCGAGTTCAAGGGGCCAGCACAATAGAGCAGCAACTGGTGCGGGTCGTTCTTGAGTGTTACGAAAAAACTTTGCGTCGTAAGTTACGTGAACAGTTGGTTGCCATCGCTCTTTCCAGCAAACGATCAAAAGCACAGATCGCCAAGGCCTACCTGGGCAACGCGTTTTATGGCTCAGGTCGATGTGGTCTGTCCGCATTGACTTGTGCTTGCAAACCAAACTTGGAAACAACGTCACAAGACAGCATTTCGTACATGGTGGCGAGGCTCAAGTATCCAGAGCCATTGTCTCCAACGACTGAATGGCATCAGAGAGTTAACAGCAGGGTGCAATACATCTTCGTTCGTCTAAAAAGATCGGCTAACCCATCATTCCACCGGACGCTGCGCGATAAAGCCGCGCAGCTCCGGTGA
- the uraH gene encoding hydroxyisourate hydrolase — MGKLTTHILDTARGKPAAGVHITVLAERSGAWVQLSTAITNADGRCDAPLLQDAAFAAGRYRLVFHVGPYFEAQGLATAFPAFLEDVPIEFGAADAAGHYHVPLLVTPWSYATYRGS; from the coding sequence ATGGGTAAGCTGACCACGCACATCCTCGACACCGCCCGTGGCAAACCGGCCGCCGGCGTGCACATCACCGTTCTGGCCGAACGTTCCGGCGCCTGGGTTCAACTGAGCACGGCGATCACCAACGCCGACGGGCGCTGCGATGCCCCGCTGCTGCAGGATGCCGCCTTCGCGGCCGGGCGTTATCGGCTGGTGTTTCATGTCGGCCCTTACTTCGAGGCGCAAGGCCTCGCAACGGCGTTCCCCGCTTTTCTGGAGGACGTTCCCATCGAATTCGGTGCTGCCGATGCAGCCGGCCACTATCACGTGCCCCTGCTCGTCACACCCTGGAGTTATGCAACCTACCGTGGCAGTTAG
- a CDS encoding GntR family transcriptional regulator, protein MNAKAPTPNRARQASEPKPSNAAPAAPEQDSTQTIAAAITSAIIEHRLAPGAKLTEQKIAAIYGVSRTIVRQALFQLARDHLVTLEPARGAFVSQPSVEEAQQVFAVRRMLEQHLVEEFCDKATPADFRAMRAHLKQEQAVVGRVDVTGRTRLLGDFHVLMAERIGNIVLAQILSELISRCALITLMYQSSRAAQHSSDEHVAILRALESRDVKLAKTLMEAHLRETENSLLYHPRTSSADLTLALAAYAA, encoded by the coding sequence ATGAATGCCAAAGCTCCGACCCCGAACCGCGCCCGGCAAGCGTCCGAGCCCAAGCCGTCAAACGCGGCACCTGCCGCCCCCGAGCAGGACTCGACCCAGACCATCGCTGCCGCCATCACTTCCGCCATCATCGAGCACCGCCTGGCACCGGGGGCCAAGCTCACCGAACAGAAAATCGCCGCCATTTACGGCGTCTCGCGCACCATCGTGCGACAGGCCCTGTTCCAGTTGGCACGCGATCACCTCGTCACCCTGGAGCCGGCACGCGGGGCCTTTGTGTCGCAGCCCTCCGTCGAGGAAGCGCAGCAGGTGTTCGCCGTGCGGCGCATGCTGGAACAGCATCTGGTGGAGGAGTTTTGCGACAAGGCCACCCCGGCTGATTTCCGCGCCATGCGTGCTCACCTCAAGCAGGAACAGGCGGTGGTCGGGCGGGTGGACGTGACCGGCCGCACCCGGCTGCTGGGCGACTTTCATGTGCTGATGGCCGAGCGCATCGGCAACATCGTGCTGGCGCAGATTTTGTCGGAGCTGATTTCGCGCTGCGCCCTCATCACCTTGATGTACCAGTCGTCGCGCGCCGCGCAGCATTCCTCCGACGAGCATGTCGCCATCCTCAGGGCGCTCGAATCGCGCGACGTGAAACTGGCCAAGACCTTGATGGAAGCGCACCTGCGCGAAACCGAAAACAGCCTGCTCTACCACCCGCGCACTTCCAGCGCCGACCTCACGCTGGCGCTCGCCGCCTACGCCGCCTGA
- a CDS encoding nucleobase:cation symporter-2 family protein, which yields MAEASIQYQAPSEPHPVDAVLPAGKLVALGIQHVLVMYAGAVAVPLIIGSALKLPAEQIALLITADLFICGITSIIQSLGLTPWFGIRMPVMMGMTFAAVTPMIAIASAPGMGLQDIFGAIIAAGLFGMLIVPFACRLISLFPPVVTGSVITIIGISLMQVGIQWAVGGAWLKPMVPNPAYASMENLGIALFVLVVILFISKYGRNFLQNISVLVGLVVGSALAAALGLMHFSQVAKADMFHLVIPFQFGAPKFAIGPIVTLCVVELVVFVESAGMFFALGDIVGRKVGRAELGRGLRVDALGTILAGMFNTFPTTSFSQNIGLVGMTGVRSRWVTVTGGVIMVLLGLIPKLGALVAAIPQPVLGGTGIAMFGMVAATGIRILSEVDYKTNRNNLLIVALGIGFGMIPLVAPQFFIHFPKVLEPMLHSGIVLTAVVAFALNLFFNGLGRLNADGLRELEHAAEDAAGPH from the coding sequence ATGGCTGAAGCATCCATTCAGTATCAGGCCCCAAGCGAGCCGCATCCGGTCGATGCGGTGCTGCCTGCGGGCAAGCTCGTCGCGCTGGGCATCCAGCATGTGCTGGTGATGTACGCCGGCGCGGTGGCCGTGCCGCTCATCATCGGTTCGGCGCTGAAGCTGCCGGCGGAGCAGATCGCGCTGCTGATCACGGCCGATCTGTTCATTTGCGGCATCACCAGCATCATCCAGTCCCTCGGCCTCACGCCCTGGTTCGGCATCCGCATGCCGGTGATGATGGGCATGACCTTCGCTGCGGTGACGCCGATGATCGCCATCGCCTCCGCACCCGGCATGGGTTTGCAGGACATCTTCGGCGCCATCATCGCCGCCGGCCTGTTCGGCATGCTGATCGTGCCCTTCGCCTGCCGGCTCATCAGCTTGTTCCCGCCGGTGGTCACGGGCTCGGTCATCACCATCATCGGCATCTCACTGATGCAGGTGGGCATCCAATGGGCCGTCGGCGGAGCCTGGCTCAAGCCCATGGTGCCCAACCCGGCTTACGCCTCGATGGAAAACCTCGGCATTGCGCTGTTCGTGCTGGTCGTCATCCTGTTCATCAGCAAGTACGGGCGCAACTTTCTGCAGAACATTTCGGTGCTCGTCGGGCTGGTGGTTGGAAGCGCCCTGGCGGCGGCACTCGGGCTGATGCACTTCAGCCAAGTGGCCAAGGCCGATATGTTCCACCTCGTCATACCCTTCCAGTTCGGCGCGCCCAAGTTCGCCATCGGCCCCATCGTCACCCTGTGCGTGGTGGAACTGGTCGTGTTCGTCGAATCGGCCGGCATGTTCTTCGCGCTGGGCGACATCGTCGGCCGCAAGGTGGGCCGCGCGGAGCTTGGCCGCGGCTTGCGGGTGGACGCGCTGGGAACCATCCTCGCGGGCATGTTCAACACCTTCCCGACCACCTCGTTTTCGCAGAATATCGGCCTGGTCGGCATGACCGGGGTGCGCAGCCGCTGGGTCACGGTCACTGGCGGCGTCATCATGGTTTTGCTTGGGCTCATCCCCAAGCTCGGCGCGCTGGTCGCGGCCATTCCGCAACCGGTGCTGGGGGGCACCGGCATCGCCATGTTCGGCATGGTCGCCGCCACCGGCATTCGCATCCTGAGCGAGGTGGACTACAAGACCAACCGCAACAACCTGCTCATCGTTGCACTGGGCATCGGCTTTGGCATGATTCCGCTGGTGGCGCCCCAGTTCTTCATCCACTTTCCCAAGGTGCTGGAGCCCATGCTGCATAGCGGCATCGTGCTCACCGCCGTGGTGGCTTTCGCGCTCAACCTCTTCTTCAATGGCCTGGGCCGGCTGAACGCCGATGGCCTGCGCGAGCTTGAACACGCCGCCGAGGACGCCGCCGGGCCGCACTGA